The region CGCCTTTATTTCTGCGAGTGCAGACCGAACATGTTGCCTTCCGAATCCACCGCAAGCGAAATGAAGCCGTGTTCACCAATGGCCATTTTGGATTGCTGTATTTTCCCGCCGGCCTTCTCAACCCTGGACTCTTCAACTGCACAATCGTCACAGGAGAAATACACCAGCGTGCTGTTACCGCCGGAGCTAAATCCTTCCATCTTCACGAGGGCGCCGGTGGCGCCATAGCCCTCCATGCTAGAAGGGAAAGCCGACATCTCCACTCCCGGATCATTGGGGTCGTTGAGCTTCTCCAAACTGACATCGAGCACAGTCTCGTAGAACTTCCTCGCCCTTGCCATTTCCTCGACGTATATCTCAAACCAGGCGACCGGATTCTTTGCCATGGGTATTTTCTCCGAGTGATCTACATTGCCTTGCCTAGCACCCAGTATCAGGCGCGCGCGTCAGCGCATCGGCTTCATGCTTTCATCAGCTTCCCTCTCCGGTCGGTAGGCTTCTTCCCTCGGAAGATGCGCAACGAGCAATTTCAGGTAGAACAAGGGCAAGAACCATTCCATCCCCGGCGGGGAGGCAAGCACGTACAGGGCCAGAAGAATGCTGCCCGCGTACATGATCAGCGCAACCGGTCGCTGAAGGTAGAGCGGCACCAAGATGATCGTAAGACTTGCGATCAACAGATATAACCCAGCCGTGACGAGCCACAGCAGATCAAGTGTGAGAAACAGCCACGACACAATGGCTAAGTGCCCAAGATGCAGCATGACAAAGCCGAAGTGCCGCGAAAAGCTTTGTCCTGCGCGGTGATACCATCGCTTCCCAGAAGAGGTGGCGTTGGTGATGATGCCGCCTACGATATCGAACGCCAGTAGCGCGCAAAGAAGGTACTGCACGGCTGACCAGCCCCCGACGGCAAAAGCCGCATGAGCAACTGCTGCGCCCGCTGCCACCAGCGGCAACAGGAACTGAAGCACCAGTTCGGCCGGCGTCGCACCTGGGCCTGCAAACCGATCTAGAATGCCCGGCACCCCTTCACGGGGATTTGGCAGCTGCTGCTCAGTGCCCATTGATATCTTCTATTGAGGCTAACGCAGAGATCGGCAATGCGCGTGGTCGGATACTTTTCATCTGTCCGCTCCAACGCATAGCCAGGCCCCCAATGTCACCTTTGCGACGGGTAGTACCACACCCGGAGAATCTTTCCATCCTCCACTTCGTAGACCGCCAATGCGCTTTGGGATACTGGGCATTCTTTTCCTTCCCAATGAGCCCGTTCATGCAAACTGACATAGCGCCCAGCTTCAAGTAGCGCGTGGGCTATCGATCGTGTCGACGGCACTGAAGCGAAGTACTCGCGCATTGCCTCCCCTAGCGCGGAAGCGCCAGCAGTTTCAAGCGTCACGGAGTCTCCATCTACACTCAACCACTTCACGTCTGGATGGACATGCATCAGCATCGTATCGACATCGTGAGCATTGTAAGCCGCGAGAAACTGCTCCACTAGGCGCGCCGGCAGTTCATGCTCCTGAACCTTCCGAGCGCTGTAGTAGTCGTTCTGTCCTTCATCATCGTGTTCGGACACCACGGGCGTACCCAGTCTCGACAAGAGGGCCTTGTACGCCTCGGACCCGATCGACTGGCGGGTTATTCGCCACCCGCACGCTACCTGTCCCGCAAGTCTTTCTTCGCCGACTTGATGTATCGACCAAAGTCCCGATCCTTCTTTCTTTTCTCGGCATACGACATGTCGTTGAATGCCGATTCTTCTTTGAGCTTGAGAAAACTATCGAGGGATTCCTGGCTCATCTCGCCGGCATGCACGGCCGCGAGTACCACACAGCCGGGCTCGTTAGTATGGCTGCAGTCTTGATAGCGGCAGCTGGCTGCGAGAGCGATGATGTCAGCGTAGCTGTTTACTAAACCGCTGTCCGCGCCGAGGACGCCGAATTCGCGCATTCCCGGGTTGTCGATGACCAGAGCGCCATCGTCGAGCCGAATCAGTTCACGACGAACGGTCGTGTGCCGTCCTTCTCCTGTCCCGCTCACAGACCTTGTTTGCATTTTCTCGCGACCGACCAACTGGTTGATCAGTGTGCTCTTCCCGACCCCTGACGAACCAACGAAACAATAGGTCTTTCCAGGCAGCAGAAGCCGCTTGACATCCTCCAGGCCATCTCGTGTCACGTTGCTCAACGGCACGATCGGCGCGGTGATACCGATAGACCGGATTTCCGCTAACTGTGTGGCGAGTACCGCAGGCTCCAACAAATCCGTCTTGGTCAGCAAAATGTAAGGCTCGGCGCCACCCTCCATGACCATGACGAGATAGCGTTCCAAACGCTTCGGATTGAAATCGAAGTGGCAGGACTGCACGATGAGCACGTAATCCAAGTTCGCTGCAATCATCTGGGACTCTATGACTTTCCCAGCCGATTTCCTGCGTAGCGACGTCCTGCGTTCCAGCAGCGCGTGGATCACCGCAAAGTCGTCGCCAGACTGCTTCTCCGCGCAAACCCAGTCGCCAACGCATGGCAGTGCCTCCTTCAGATGGTGAAGGTGCAAATAGCGGCCAGCCAACTTCGCCCGAAAACTCCCATCCTGATCTACGAGCAACAACTGGTCGCGATCGACCGCGGCTACGCGGGCCACGGTGCCCGGCGACTGGCAGTCTGCCCGCTGCGCAAACCAGTCGCTCCAGCCCAGTTCACTCAATTCACAATACTTATTCATCAACTACCGCCCATCATCGACTACGGCGAATGACGATTGAATTGAGCCGCGCTGTAGCAGCGAAGCTGCCAAGGGAACCCATAAGTGAAGCTTGTGGGCGGCGGCTGGAATGCATTGTTGGCCCGCTGGTACATGAGAAGTTTACTGACGAGCCTCCTGAAGGTTAGCAAGTGGAACCCAGCCAGCCTCCGGGCCGTCGGATCTCTTGCACCACACCCAGCCGTTCAGAATTTTCGAACCAACAAGCAGGTCCCCTACTCGAACATCCAGCTCTTTCGCCGTGTAGTCTTCGCGGGCACGAGCAGTCTTGTCATTGACGATCTCGATGATTTGCGCCGGAACCCAGCCGCCTTTCTGCCCGGGTGTTTCGCAGAACAGCCAGTTATCCCAACTCTCCGGGCCTTTATACTCCTCACCCACAGAGAGCGGAGCGCCTTTTGCAAAAGTGATGGGCTCTGGGTACTCGCTAGTGTGGTCCTGGATGACAACGTATTTCGTGGCTCCCATGTTCACATCCTGCGGGCTAACGCCTGAATCAAGCCGACCCAGCAAGCGGGTTTGGCTTGAATGAATTGTTAGCCCCCATTGAGCACCCATGCGCGCGGATTGTGCTCAAAGCCGAGCTTTACGTAGTACTCACTGGCATTAGGCGCTGCCAGCAACACAATCATGCACTCCGGCTTAAGCCGCCGCTTCGTCTCCTCAATAAGGCTCTTGCCGATACCCTGCTTCTGATACGAGGCGTCAACAGCCAGATCAGCCAGGTAAGTGACGTAGGTGAAATCGGTGAGGGAGCGGGAAATACCGACGAGACGTTGACCATCCCAGGCGGTTACCGTGAGATTGGCGTTACTAAGCATGCCATCGAATATGTCAGGCCGATCGACTGGCCGACGTTCACCAAGTGTGGAGCGCCGGTAGAGGTCGATGGCCTCATCAACGCTGATTACTACGTCATCTCGGTATTCAATGCGCATACAAACTCTGTTGTGGGGGCTAACACATGTTAGACCGCGGGCCGAGCACCTACGCCGCGCCGAGACTCCGTTGTCACTTCCCGCCAGCGTTCTGGATTCACGCCCTTGATGAGCAGCCAAAAACACAGCGAAAGCTCCGAGACAATGGCTACCACGTAAATCGGTGACACAGCTCCGACGAAGTCCGGGAACAGGAAGCGCGTGTAGCTTCCAATCAGATAGGTGACGCCGGCGGCCATCACCAGGTACCCGAGGAGCTTCGGCATGTACAGGGACTTCGCGATCAAGTAACCAAGAACGAGGCAGTGCACCCCGAACAAGATCAGACCAAGGTCATACCCATGGCTGTGAAGATCAAGGAACAGCGATGAGAGCCCGTTGAGCTGAGTCGCCCCGAGAGTCGCCGCGTAGTCTCCCTTCAGCAGAAGCAAGACCGCGTGGTAGTTGAGGAGATTGAGGGCGATCACGGCGGTCTGCGTCAGTCGGAAGA is a window of Wenzhouxiangella sp. XN24 DNA encoding:
- a CDS encoding VOC family protein, giving the protein MAKNPVAWFEIYVEEMARARKFYETVLDVSLEKLNDPNDPGVEMSAFPSSMEGYGATGALVKMEGFSSGGNSTLVYFSCDDCAVEESRVEKAGGKIQQSKMAIGEHGFISLAVDSEGNMFGLHSQK
- a CDS encoding nuclear transport factor 2 family protein encodes the protein MSEHDDEGQNDYYSARKVQEHELPARLVEQFLAAYNAHDVDTMLMHVHPDVKWLSVDGDSVTLETAGASALGEAMREYFASVPSTRSIAHALLEAGRYVSLHERAHWEGKECPVSQSALAVYEVEDGKILRVWYYPSQR
- the rsgA gene encoding ribosome small subunit-dependent GTPase A, whose translation is MNKYCELSELGWSDWFAQRADCQSPGTVARVAAVDRDQLLLVDQDGSFRAKLAGRYLHLHHLKEALPCVGDWVCAEKQSGDDFAVIHALLERRTSLRRKSAGKVIESQMIAANLDYVLIVQSCHFDFNPKRLERYLVMVMEGGAEPYILLTKTDLLEPAVLATQLAEIRSIGITAPIVPLSNVTRDGLEDVKRLLLPGKTYCFVGSSGVGKSTLINQLVGREKMQTRSVSGTGEGRHTTVRRELIRLDDGALVIDNPGMREFGVLGADSGLVNSYADIIALAASCRYQDCSHTNEPGCVVLAAVHAGEMSQESLDSFLKLKEESAFNDMSYAEKRKKDRDFGRYIKSAKKDLRDR
- a CDS encoding SH3 domain-containing protein, which codes for MGATKYVVIQDHTSEYPEPITFAKGAPLSVGEEYKGPESWDNWLFCETPGQKGGWVPAQIIEIVNDKTARAREDYTAKELDVRVGDLLVGSKILNGWVWCKRSDGPEAGWVPLANLQEARQ
- a CDS encoding GNAT family N-acetyltransferase; the encoded protein is MRIEYRDDVVISVDEAIDLYRRSTLGERRPVDRPDIFDGMLSNANLTVTAWDGQRLVGISRSLTDFTYVTYLADLAVDASYQKQGIGKSLIEETKRRLKPECMIVLLAAPNASEYYVKLGFEHNPRAWVLNGG
- a CDS encoding DUF4386 domain-containing protein — encoded protein: MTGRPAEASPLVYARVAGLLYLIIIVLGLFSELFVRSSVVVPGDAAATAANILAAEGLFRTGFLADSIMFLSDVVLAVLLYVLLKPVHKTLALIAMFFRLTQTAVIALNLLNYHAVLLLLKGDYAATLGATQLNGLSSLFLDLHSHGYDLGLILFGVHCLVLGYLIAKSLYMPKLLGYLVMAAGVTYLIGSYTRFLFPDFVGAVSPIYVVAIVSELSLCFWLLIKGVNPERWREVTTESRRGVGARPAV